A region from the Gossypium hirsutum isolate 1008001.06 chromosome A08, Gossypium_hirsutum_v2.1, whole genome shotgun sequence genome encodes:
- the LOC107926850 gene encoding pentatricopeptide repeat-containing protein At1g02370, mitochondrial produces the protein MKFRSLIPSGSWLVRKLCTETAENAMAPAVRAAAARNRNILYSRLSALGATGGTVAEALNGYIMEGKKIRKDELSRCVKEMRKYRRYQHSLDIMDWMEKRNMHFSHVDHAVRLDLIAKTKGLGAAEDYLSALPPNAKNKFTYGSLLNCYCNNLMEDKALALFKKMDELKFIDNCLPFNNLMCLYMRLGRPQKVPQLVDEMKRCDIPRGSFTYILWMQSYAELNDIEGAENVLMELSNDSEDKCTWRTYSNLAAMYVKAGQFEKAEACLKKLEKDNMPRQREAYHYLISLYAGTSNRDEVYRLWEDLKQRYPTVNNASYLIMVQALANLKDFKGLKKCFEEWDTSCSSYDRRLVTSTIRGFLSGDMLEEAEVVLDNAMKRSKGPYTKAQEYFMVYFLRKCRFDMALKHMEAVVSEVKDWSPVNPETTTAFFDYFMSEGDVKAAEEFCKHLKNNNCLDSEVYHQLLRLYVAAGKVAPDMRRRLEDDGIEISKELEDLLVKVCPE, from the exons ATGAAGTTCAGGAGTCTGATTCCGTCGGGTTCGTGGCTGGTGAGGAAGCTTTGCACCGAGACCGCCGAGAATGCGATGGCTCCAGCGGTGAGGGCGGCGGCGGCTCGAAACAGAAACATTCTGTATTCGAGGCTGTCGGCTTTAGGAGCGACGGGAGGGACGGTGGCGGAGGCGTTAAACGGTTACATAATGGAAGGGAAGAAGATTAGGAAAGATGAGCTGAGCCGCTGTGTGAAAGAGATGCGCAAGTACCGTCGTTACCAGCACTCCCTTGAT ATTATGGATTGGATGGAGAAGAGGAATATGCATTTCTCGCATGTTGATCATGCTGTACGTTTGGATCTTATTGCAAAAACCAAAGGACTTGGGGCTGCTGAGGATTACTTAAGCGCCCTTCCTCCAAATGCCAAGAACAAATTTACTTATGGCTCTCTCTTGAATTGCTATTGCAATAATCTTATGGAGGACAAGGCATTGGCCCTTTTtaagaaaatggatgaattgaAGTTCATTGATAATTGTTTACCTTTCAACAATCTCATGTGCTTGTATATGAGATTGGGGCGACCTCAGAAGGTGCCCCAACTTGTCGATGAAATGAAGCGCTGTGACATTCCCCGGGGTAGCTTCACGTACATTCTTTGGATGCAGAGCTATGCAGAGTTAAATGACATTGAGGGAGCGGAGAATGttttgatggagttgtcaaatGATAGTGAAGATAAGTGTACTTGGAGAACATATAGTAATCTGGCTGCAATGTATGTCAAGGCTGGTCAGTTTGAGAAAGCTGAGGCATGTCTTAAGAAGTTAGAGAAAGATAATATGCCTCGTCAGCGCGAGGCTTACCATTATCTGATTAGCTTGTATGCCGGTACTTCGAATCGAGATGAGGTTTATCGGCTATGGGAAGATCTGAAACAGCGTTATCCTACTGTTAACAATGCAAGCTATCTTATTATGGTTCAGGCACTTGCTAATCTAAAGGATTTCAAGGGTTTGAAGAAATGTTTTGAGGAGTGGGACACTAGTTGCTCTTCGTATGATAGGAGGTTGGTAACTAGTACCATCCGTGGTTTTCTATCGGGTGACATGCTCGAGGAAGCCGAAGTCGTTTTGGATAATGCTATGAAGAGAAGTAAAGGTCCTTATACTAAGGCTCAAGAGTATTTCATGGTTTACTTCTTAAGGAAATGTCGCTTTGACATGGCTTTGAAGCATATGGAAGCAGTGGTTTCTGAGGTCAAGGACTGGAGCCCTGTTAATCCCGAAACCACGACTGCTTTTTTCGATTATTTCATGAGTGAGGGTGATGTTAAGGCTGCCGAGGAGTTCTGCAAGCATCTAAAGAATAACAATTGTCTTGATTCCGAGGTGTACCATCAGTTGCTAAGACTTTATGTTGCTGCTGGTAAGGTGGCTCCAGACATGCGCCGAAGGTTGGAGGATGATGGGATTGAAATCAGCAAAGAGCTCGAGGATTTGCTTGTAAAGGTTTGCCCAGAGTAA